A DNA window from Mesorhizobium sp. C432A contains the following coding sequences:
- a CDS encoding TraB/GumN family protein, with translation MKRALAIADRAALVSLKLLVALNALFFLSFLVALLLAMGKAHAEAPACAGADLLSALQKEDPAAYARIETEAAATLNGKGLLWKLEKSGEKPSFLFGTMHMTDPRVTTLPPAARKAYDAAGTIIIETTDVLDKQKMMEAMLKEPELMMFTDNTTLSSLLSPEDAAVVNKGLDARGIPPASVSKMKPWLLSAMVALPVCEVARQAGGAPVLDVKLAQDAKALGKPVEGLETAASQLHAMASLPIAFHIKGLVETLKLGDKINDINETMIVLYQRGDTGTFWPLLRSISPDEDDDAGYAEFDRTMITGRNKVMADHAAPILAKGNAFMAVGAMHLPGPEGLVEDFRKAGYTVTAVD, from the coding sequence ATGAAACGCGCCCTTGCCATCGCCGACCGCGCGGCCCTTGTGTCGCTGAAGCTGCTCGTCGCGCTCAACGCCCTGTTTTTCCTGTCTTTTCTCGTCGCGTTGCTGCTTGCCATGGGCAAGGCGCATGCCGAAGCCCCGGCCTGCGCCGGCGCCGATCTGCTATCGGCCCTGCAGAAGGAAGACCCCGCCGCCTATGCCAGGATCGAGACGGAAGCAGCAGCGACGCTGAACGGCAAGGGCCTGTTGTGGAAGCTGGAGAAATCAGGCGAAAAGCCGTCCTTCCTGTTCGGCACCATGCACATGACCGACCCGCGCGTGACCACTCTGCCGCCGGCAGCCAGGAAAGCCTATGACGCTGCCGGCACCATCATCATCGAGACCACCGACGTGCTCGACAAGCAGAAGATGATGGAGGCCATGCTCAAGGAACCCGAGCTGATGATGTTCACCGACAACACGACGTTGTCGTCGCTGTTGTCGCCGGAGGATGCGGCGGTGGTGAACAAAGGGCTCGATGCGCGCGGCATTCCGCCGGCGAGCGTCTCCAAGATGAAGCCGTGGCTGCTGTCGGCCATGGTCGCGCTGCCGGTCTGTGAGGTCGCCCGTCAGGCAGGCGGCGCACCGGTTCTGGACGTCAAGCTGGCGCAGGACGCCAAGGCCTTGGGGAAGCCGGTGGAAGGGTTGGAGACCGCTGCCAGCCAGCTGCACGCCATGGCCTCGCTGCCGATTGCGTTCCACATCAAAGGGCTGGTCGAGACCCTGAAGCTCGGCGACAAGATAAACGACATCAACGAAACCATGATCGTGCTTTACCAGCGCGGCGACACCGGCACCTTCTGGCCGCTGTTGCGTTCGATCTCGCCCGACGAAGACGACGACGCAGGTTACGCCGAATTCGACCGGACGATGATCACCGGCCGCAACAAGGTCATGGCCGACCATGCCGCACCGATCCTGGCCAAGGGCAATGCCTTCATGGCCGTCGGCGCCATGCATCTTCCCGGCCCCGAAGGCCTGGTCGAGGATTTTCGCAAGGCCGGCTATACCG